In Plectropomus leopardus isolate mb unplaced genomic scaffold, YSFRI_Pleo_2.0 unplaced_scaffold12186, whole genome shotgun sequence, the sequence GTTATTTATAGGACATTTTTGTCAGGTTGCTCAcagcctttttcccatgtttaagtgatcaaaccgatttgctcggggttcaaaggtttgatattgtgaaaagcgtctgatTGCAGCACAAAgaagtgatgctgatccaggttccaaagggttaactgtagtgcatgctgggaaaacATAATCATAGAAACCATAGGACCGGACGGTCACATCGCCCTTAGATGTCACAGTCTTCGCGTGTCTCCGTTCAGTCTCTTTTGCCGTCTCTCTGTAAATCCAGTCTGTACTCGTACAGAGTGAAGTTTGTGATTTTGGCAGCCAGCTCAGGAACGACGAACTCTTGTATTTTCTCGTAGCCCACGTGCTCATACAGCTTCTGAGCGTCCGTCTGCACCACAGAGGTGTAGAGGACGACGGCCGCGTAGCCTCTGTCACGAGTAAAATCAGCCACTGTCCGACACAAGGCCTTGGCGATGCCCATCCCGCGGTGACTGCGGTGTACAGACATGCGTTTCAGCTCCAAGCACCCCGGCGCTTTCTCGGCCGGGAGGCAAGCCACCGTGCCGACCACCCGGCCATCGACCTCAGCCACCCAAAAACACGAGTCCTTCTGCTTCAAATAGGTCTCACTGATGTTGTTGAGGTCCTTCTTGAGGGAGGTTTCGATGTACTTGCTGAACATGTAGACGACAAACTGGCGGGCCCCGGCCAGGAGGAGGGTGACGGCCAGGATGGGTAACAGGAAGGACTTGGAACTGGTCATGAGAGCGCAGAACGTGACCATGAGCACCATCTGAGTCGCCGGCTGTTTCAGAACGTGCATGAAGGACGAAGGCACGTGCTCGCTCATCCCGAGGGTGAAGATCTCCTTCACTGAATCGGCGTCATCATCCCGATACTTCCGTATCTGGATACTGGCCATGGCTCAGCCGTGCTTTTGAAACAACAGGAGGGCAAAACGTAACGTGACAAAATTCTACAAGAGACGAGAAAAATCAGTTTACCGTCagatatttattcttttgtccttttgttttgcttcttttcagcATCACAGTGTGCTAAAGCCCGTCCGTATATCTCTGAACTGTAGTGCAGTGACAGCTAAGAGCCTGATGTCCGAAAATCCTACAAAAGTCCTAACATCTAAaaaaacgccctaaaatcctggaaacaccttaaaatctgaaaaaacatcctaaaatcctagaaatgtactaaaatcctaaaatgttcTTTAGTCCTCTAATTGCTctaaaaatcagagaaatgtcctaaactccaaCAAACGTCATAATATtctagaaacgccctaaaatccaagaagtttccaaaaaatcctagaaatgtcttaaaatctgacaaatgtcctgaactcctaaaaacgtcctaacctc encodes:
- the nat8 gene encoding probable N-acetyltransferase camello translates to MASIQIRKYRDDDADSVKEIFTLGMSEHVPSSFMHVLKQPATQMVLMVTFCALMTSSKSFLLPILAVTLLLAGARQFVVYMFSKYIETSLKKDLNNISETYLKQKDSCFWVAEVDGRVVGTVACLPAEKAPGCLELKRMSVHRSHRGMGIAKALCRTVADFTRDRGYAAVVLYTSVVQTDAQKLYEHVGYEKIQEFVVPELAAKITNFTLYEYRLDLQRDGKRD